A genomic segment from Psychrobacter arcticus 273-4 encodes:
- the nuoM gene encoding NADH-quinone oxidoreductase subunit M produces the protein MIELQQTWMLPALIAIPFIAGLLCWLVERFNKRLPRWIALIGMTLTFVLSMVLWQYGDFSGMSQQVIAPDANVPWVAEFSVPWIPSFGISFHLALDGLSLMMVALTGLLGVAAVACSWNEIQRRVGFFHLNLLWSLGGVIGVFLAIDMFLFFFFWEMMLVPIYFLIAIWGHDVVGKTKEYAATKFFIYTQASGLIMLVGILILVIISYAQKGVVSFNYNDLLGTSLGGWEYPIMLCFFIGFAVKLPIIPFHGWLPDAHAQAPTAGSVDLAGVLIKTAAYGLIRFVLPLFPAASQDFAPIAMTLGTIGIFYGAWLAFMQTDMKRLLAYTSISHMGFVVLAIYAGTLLSLQGLMIQMLAHGLSSAALFIMAGQLYERLHTRDLTLMGGMWGQFRYYAPILMFFCAALLGIPGTGNFIGEFLILFGAFAQYPVFVVLATFSLVLAGLYSLILIHKALFGTNNIKEVALKETKSHGLPERPLKDLGKRELSLLLMLAAGLVWLGLYPQPFLDTSSHAMQWINNAYIYSQVTQVDASQLLDAMEAR, from the coding sequence ATGATTGAGTTACAACAAACGTGGATGCTACCAGCATTAATTGCCATTCCTTTTATTGCAGGATTGCTGTGTTGGCTGGTTGAACGCTTTAATAAACGTCTACCGCGCTGGATTGCCTTAATCGGTATGACGTTGACCTTTGTGTTATCAATGGTACTGTGGCAATACGGCGATTTTTCTGGCATGAGTCAGCAAGTCATTGCGCCAGATGCAAATGTGCCTTGGGTCGCTGAATTCAGTGTGCCATGGATACCCAGCTTTGGTATCAGCTTTCATTTAGCCTTAGATGGTTTATCGCTAATGATGGTAGCTTTGACAGGGCTTCTCGGTGTTGCCGCCGTTGCCTGTTCGTGGAATGAGATTCAGCGTCGTGTTGGTTTCTTCCATTTGAACTTGCTATGGAGCTTGGGCGGCGTCATTGGTGTTTTCTTAGCCATCGATATGTTCTTATTCTTCTTCTTTTGGGAGATGATGCTGGTTCCGATCTATTTCTTGATCGCGATTTGGGGTCATGACGTCGTTGGCAAAACCAAAGAATACGCAGCAACTAAGTTCTTTATTTATACCCAAGCGTCTGGGTTAATCATGCTCGTAGGTATTTTGATATTGGTCATTATCAGCTACGCCCAAAAAGGCGTGGTCAGCTTTAATTATAATGATTTGCTCGGTACGTCACTTGGCGGCTGGGAATATCCGATCATGCTGTGCTTCTTTATTGGCTTTGCGGTTAAGTTGCCGATTATTCCGTTCCACGGCTGGTTGCCAGATGCGCATGCGCAAGCACCAACCGCAGGTTCGGTAGATTTGGCAGGGGTTTTGATTAAGACTGCCGCTTATGGTTTGATTCGTTTTGTCTTGCCATTATTTCCAGCTGCGTCACAAGATTTTGCTCCGATTGCCATGACCTTGGGTACCATTGGTATCTTCTATGGCGCATGGCTAGCCTTTATGCAAACTGATATGAAGCGGCTGCTGGCTTATACCAGTATCTCGCACATGGGCTTTGTGGTGTTGGCGATTTATGCCGGAACGTTACTCAGCTTACAAGGTTTGATGATTCAGATGCTTGCGCATGGTTTAAGCTCAGCAGCGCTATTTATTATGGCAGGGCAGTTGTATGAGCGTCTGCACACCCGTGATTTGACCTTGATGGGCGGTATGTGGGGTCAGTTCCGTTATTATGCGCCGATATTGATGTTCTTTTGTGCCGCCTTGCTTGGTATTCCGGGTACGGGTAACTTTATCGGTGAATTCTTGATCTTGTTTGGCGCATTTGCACAGTATCCTGTGTTTGTGGTCTTGGCAACCTTTAGCTTAGTATTAGCAGGTTTATACTCGCTTATATTAATTCATAAGGCGCTATTCGGTACTAATAATATTAAAGAAGTGGCGTTAAAAGAAACCAAATCTCATGGTCTGCCAGAGCGTCCATTAAAAGATTTGGGCAAGCGCGAGTTGTCGTTGCTATTGATGCTTGCCGCAGGCTTAGTCTGGCTCGGACTGTATCCACAGCCGTTCCTTGATACCTCAAGTCATGCGATGCAGTGGATTAATAACGCCTATATATACAGTCAAGTAACACAAGTAGATGCCTCGCAACTGCTTGATGCAATGGAGGCACGTTAA
- a CDS encoding NADH-quinone oxidoreductase subunit N encodes MNDFTMNDLMGLLPYAPIIAVVITVLVVMIAITMKRSHMVTGTISVVGLNIGLFILLGQMAGIIDSGSLVPAAEQLFVIDNFAQFNMVIIFICALACCTLSYAYLADLKDHKEELYLLMLLSTVGALLMVCAQHLASFFMSLEMLSIPLYGMLSYTYMRTRSLESGLKYLVLSATASATLLMGMAFIYAEVGSLAFKPISLTLADTFESPLLILGAAMMMFGIAFKLSAAPFHIWTPDVYEGAPAPIATYLASVSKVAMMALAVRFLIDTSLLALPSVQMLLMVMATLSILLGNLLAVRQTSLKRLLGYSSIAHMGYVLIVIVSIGSAADSISSMYMAIYAFTSIGAFGVVTLMSSPYRLSGEADELTHYQGLFWRRPVLTAVMTIMMLSLAGIPLTAGFITKLFAILAAVQGTNWFLAAMIILGSAIGLFYYLRVLLTLFKRPKQFIEFDVSKQWGLRTGGIMVIAVTAIIVFFGVLPNSMIEWASLARIW; translated from the coding sequence ATGAACGATTTTACGATGAATGATTTGATGGGGCTATTGCCTTATGCACCAATCATTGCGGTAGTGATTACGGTATTGGTGGTGATGATTGCCATTACTATGAAGCGCTCACATATGGTAACTGGTACGATTTCGGTCGTCGGTCTTAATATTGGTCTGTTTATTTTGCTTGGGCAAATGGCAGGCATCATTGACAGTGGGTCGCTCGTGCCAGCGGCTGAGCAGTTATTCGTTATTGATAACTTTGCTCAGTTTAATATGGTGATTATCTTTATCTGTGCATTGGCATGTTGTACGTTATCTTATGCCTATTTAGCCGATTTAAAAGACCATAAAGAAGAGCTGTATTTGCTCATGTTGCTATCAACGGTTGGTGCGCTGCTTATGGTTTGCGCCCAGCACTTAGCATCCTTCTTTATGAGTCTGGAGATGCTATCGATACCGCTATATGGCATGCTGTCATATACTTATATGCGCACTCGCTCGCTTGAGTCGGGGCTGAAGTACTTAGTGCTATCAGCGACAGCATCGGCAACGCTGCTGATGGGCATGGCATTTATCTATGCAGAAGTCGGCTCGCTTGCTTTTAAGCCTATCAGTTTAACCTTAGCAGATACGTTTGAATCGCCGCTGTTAATCTTAGGGGCAGCGATGATGATGTTTGGTATTGCCTTTAAGCTTTCTGCTGCGCCCTTTCATATCTGGACACCAGATGTCTACGAAGGCGCACCTGCACCTATCGCGACTTATCTGGCCTCGGTATCAAAAGTAGCGATGATGGCACTGGCAGTACGATTTTTAATTGATACCTCACTATTGGCATTACCATCGGTGCAAATGCTGCTGATGGTTATGGCAACCTTGTCGATTTTGCTAGGTAACTTACTCGCGGTACGCCAAACCAGTCTCAAACGCTTGCTTGGTTATTCATCCATTGCCCATATGGGTTATGTGTTAATCGTAATCGTGAGCATTGGCTCTGCTGCTGATAGTATTTCTAGCATGTATATGGCGATTTATGCCTTTACCTCTATCGGTGCCTTTGGCGTAGTGACCTTGATGTCTAGCCCTTATCGCTTATCTGGTGAAGCGGATGAATTAACGCATTATCAAGGGCTGTTTTGGCGTCGTCCGGTATTGACGGCTGTCATGACCATCATGATGTTGTCTTTGGCGGGTATTCCACTGACCGCAGGCTTTATTACGAAGCTGTTTGCGATTCTTGCTGCCGTACAAGGTACCAATTGGTTCTTGGCAGCGATGATTATCTTGGGTAGTGCCATTGGTCTGTTCTATTACCTACGCGTCTTGCTCACGCTATTTAAACGTCCAAAACAGTTTATTGAATTTGACGTCTCAAAGCAGTGGGGTCTACGTACCGGTGGTATCATGGTCATTGCAGTCACGGCAATCATTGTATTCTTTGGTGTGTTGCCAAACAGTATGATTGAATGGGCGAGTTTGGCTCGTATTTGGTAA
- a CDS encoding ferredoxin--NADP reductase codes for MSDNIQTVTVLSKTTWTPNLFSFTVSRPDSFKFTAGQFVRLGVNPSQLNYYKQQNEAGHDIANEALNEDIFRAYSIVSSPFDEVLAFFSIVIPDGAFTSQLQHLQVGDELLLNTIPFGFLTLARYQKPLPKDLWLLATGTGLAPFLSMLQDLKTWEDYEHIILAYSARSIEELAYVEKIESLQEDFGSLVDNPAKLTFIPIVTREPVEGALTERLPKLLLDGTLQERAGIALDIDSTHVMLCGNPEMVEDTKETLKTLGLVMNRRGEGNIAVENYW; via the coding sequence ATGAGCGACAATATTCAAACCGTAACAGTGCTAAGCAAAACCACTTGGACACCAAATTTATTTAGCTTTACCGTCAGCCGTCCTGATAGCTTTAAATTCACGGCTGGGCAGTTCGTACGCTTGGGCGTTAATCCCAGTCAGTTAAATTATTATAAGCAGCAGAACGAAGCAGGTCATGATATCGCCAATGAAGCACTAAACGAAGATATTTTTCGTGCTTACTCGATTGTCTCGTCACCCTTTGATGAGGTACTAGCATTTTTCTCTATCGTTATTCCTGATGGCGCTTTTACCTCGCAACTACAACATCTGCAAGTAGGCGATGAGTTGCTGCTTAATACCATACCATTTGGCTTTTTAACCTTAGCACGGTATCAAAAGCCATTACCAAAAGATTTGTGGCTGCTGGCTACTGGGACTGGACTTGCACCTTTCTTATCAATGCTGCAAGATTTAAAGACATGGGAAGATTACGAGCATATCATCTTGGCGTATAGCGCACGTTCGATAGAAGAGTTGGCGTACGTTGAGAAGATAGAGAGTCTACAAGAAGACTTTGGCTCCTTAGTCGATAATCCTGCAAAATTAACCTTTATACCGATCGTTACTCGTGAGCCTGTCGAGGGCGCATTGACTGAACGTCTGCCGAAACTTCTATTAGACGGAACGCTGCAAGAACGTGCGGGTATTGCCTTAGATATCGACAGTACGCATGTCATGCTCTGTGGTAATCCAGAGATGGTAGAAGATACTAAAGAGACTTTAAAGACATTAGGACTGGTAATGAATCGTCGCGGCGAAGGCAATATTGCGGTAGAAAACTACTGGTAA
- a CDS encoding MFS transporter: protein MQAKELLELERREIKALHYTWIAFFLTFYVWFNMAPLATSMLQTESYLTPDHIKLFLIANVALTIPGRVVVGMALDRFGPRRVFSILMVVMAIPTWFFAFGTSAMQLFVARLFMSIVGAGFVVGIHMTALWFKPKDIGFAEGFYAGWGNFGSAAAAITIPTVALQFFGGDDGWRWAIALSGLIMAAYGVVYWFLITDGPTADTHKKARSAGALEVSTWKDLLLYCLFIVPLYGVLSLLVYRTQGMGFLSATGAWVCYGVIGLMVLYQIYKAISVNVPIIKAGIPEDDKYPFTSVAALNVTYFANFGAELAVVSMLPMFFAATWTLDPTVAGLVASTFAFVNLWARPLGGYISDRVGNRRLVMLVYMFGIGIGFGLMGLLNAEWPLFIAVVFTILCSVFVQGAEGATFGVIPSIKRRLTGQISGLAGAYGNVGAVFYLFVFTLVEPNQFFFIIAIGAFIAWVLCFFWLKEPEDAFGDDYKMSSVDIQIAKEHNG, encoded by the coding sequence ATGCAAGCAAAAGAGCTACTTGAACTGGAACGCCGGGAAATAAAAGCGCTTCACTATACGTGGATCGCTTTTTTTCTTACCTTCTATGTCTGGTTCAACATGGCGCCGCTAGCCACTTCTATGTTACAGACAGAAAGCTATTTGACGCCTGATCATATTAAGTTGTTCCTAATTGCAAACGTGGCTTTAACGATTCCTGGGCGAGTGGTCGTCGGAATGGCCTTAGATCGTTTCGGACCCAGACGAGTGTTCTCGATATTAATGGTCGTCATGGCGATACCGACTTGGTTTTTTGCTTTTGGTACCTCTGCCATGCAACTATTCGTTGCGCGACTATTTATGTCTATCGTCGGTGCTGGTTTCGTGGTCGGTATACATATGACGGCGCTATGGTTTAAGCCGAAAGATATTGGCTTTGCCGAAGGCTTCTATGCAGGATGGGGGAATTTTGGCTCGGCAGCAGCGGCGATTACTATTCCGACGGTTGCGCTACAGTTCTTCGGTGGCGATGATGGTTGGCGTTGGGCCATTGCATTGTCTGGGTTAATTATGGCGGCATACGGTGTGGTGTATTGGTTTCTGATTACCGATGGTCCAACGGCTGACACCCATAAAAAAGCACGTTCGGCTGGCGCTTTAGAGGTATCGACTTGGAAAGACCTTTTATTATACTGTTTGTTTATTGTTCCTTTATACGGTGTATTATCATTACTGGTCTATCGTACTCAAGGAATGGGCTTTTTGAGCGCTACTGGCGCTTGGGTATGCTATGGCGTTATCGGGTTGATGGTGCTGTATCAAATTTATAAAGCCATCAGCGTTAATGTTCCTATCATTAAGGCGGGTATTCCTGAAGACGATAAGTATCCGTTTACCTCCGTTGCTGCTCTAAACGTGACTTACTTTGCTAACTTTGGGGCAGAGCTGGCAGTGGTATCTATGCTACCGATGTTCTTTGCCGCGACATGGACACTTGATCCCACGGTAGCAGGGCTGGTTGCCTCGACTTTTGCCTTTGTTAATTTGTGGGCGCGTCCGTTAGGGGGTTATATCTCCGATCGAGTAGGTAATCGCCGTTTGGTTATGTTGGTCTATATGTTCGGCATTGGTATCGGATTTGGACTAATGGGATTATTGAATGCAGAGTGGCCGTTGTTTATTGCGGTGGTCTTTACCATTTTATGCTCAGTATTTGTACAAGGCGCAGAAGGGGCAACCTTTGGCGTTATTCCGTCCATTAAGCGACGTCTCACGGGTCAGATATCAGGCTTGGCAGGCGCTTATGGCAACGTAGGCGCAGTATTCTACTTGTTTGTATTTACCTTGGTTGAGCCCAACCAATTCTTTTTCATTATCGCTATAGGTGCCTTTATTGCTTGGGTACTTTGCTTCTTCTGGTTAAAAGAGCCTGAAGATGCCTTTGGGGATGATTATAAAATGTCATCGGTAGATATTCAGATTGCTAAAGAACATAACGGTTAG
- the narL gene encoding two-component system response regulator NarL: MSTKVYTSASPARLLLVDDHPMLRRGVAELLSLENDVEVIGEASNGQEALEFLANNEVDLVILDHKMPILTGMETLKEIKARNIKTKTVLFTVSDSGEDVQDALKLGVDGYLLKDMEPDLIIIDIRKILRGELVISPNLASILAQTLRTPSIEDIAGSLTGRELQVIQMIAEGLSNKMIANKLDIAESTVKVHVKHILNKTGLRTRVDAAVWTVNHLSK, encoded by the coding sequence ATGAGTACTAAAGTTTATACCTCCGCTTCTCCAGCTCGGTTGTTACTGGTGGATGACCATCCTATGCTACGTCGCGGGGTGGCAGAGTTATTGAGTCTTGAGAATGACGTAGAGGTCATTGGTGAAGCGAGTAATGGACAAGAGGCGTTAGAATTTTTAGCAAATAATGAGGTTGACTTGGTCATACTAGACCATAAAATGCCCATACTAACGGGTATGGAAACCTTAAAAGAAATCAAAGCGAGAAACATTAAGACCAAAACCGTATTATTTACAGTTTCTGATAGCGGTGAAGATGTACAGGATGCCTTGAAGTTAGGCGTAGATGGGTATCTATTAAAGGATATGGAACCTGACTTAATCATTATTGATATTAGAAAAATATTGCGCGGAGAGCTGGTTATCAGTCCAAATCTGGCGTCAATATTGGCACAAACCTTACGTACCCCTAGTATTGAAGATATTGCTGGCAGTCTGACAGGTAGAGAACTGCAAGTGATTCAGATGATAGCGGAAGGGCTTAGTAATAAGATGATTGCCAATAAGCTTGATATTGCAGAATCAACGGTAAAAGTACATGTGAAGCATATCCTTAATAAGACCGGTCTGCGTACACGGGTAGATGCGGCCGTTTGGACAGTCAATCACTTATCAAAATAA
- a CDS encoding histidine kinase, with translation MNSRLLRHSLPLHAWGAIFTISILCFISTLGGGMLAWVSETDAQAINTAGSIRMATYRISFQLATNFSENNPFDLNIGLKKNDLEGKKEGTENVKGENRIGEQDKLSPIRKEKTEEISTLIEDMESRLAELHDYQLANANDNEGINNQLKQIESQWFRELKPALLSQDAQKFYIVSFKYIEDVDSFVNELQYRNEQRQTWQQILQIVSLVLTVIIMLVGMQRLRQNVLIPVQQLIKANYKFKQGKRNTKVSISGYTEFNALGDSFNDMASTIETHQRSLESEVQIKTQHLVKANQVLSLFYDFSKSLTTSQVSLYRLDTLITDFGKILPHLEFTLCIQNKFINNKNAIILHGEKMKELCKKLNCDNCLTKEGVYTKSYPIAHQKVEFGELKVRPKSVLLINSTLFPNNNDGNTPSSQRIQIAKEGRTFFESEIGSELDLENNELIVALTNLISTALSLRKQRQQEHQLILFEERSTIARELHDSLAQSLSYLKIQISVLERHLKNGSDEQNEASVRQHIDQIKAGLSSAYQQLRDLLITFRLTIDNDNFDEALHEAANEFALKGKFEITVSNRVMTLNLSATEQIDLIQIAREALSNISRHAQAENVEIDLGYDDEDKYIVMTIVDNGVGISGTVDQTQHHGLMIMKERAHNLGGELIVSNNESQGTTITAKFAPNFFDENISKEAYL, from the coding sequence ATGAATAGTCGTCTATTACGCCATTCCCTACCCCTTCATGCTTGGGGCGCTATCTTTACTATTTCTATCTTATGTTTTATATCTACATTAGGTGGCGGCATGCTAGCTTGGGTGTCAGAAACAGATGCTCAAGCCATTAACACCGCAGGCTCGATACGTATGGCCACTTACCGTATTAGCTTTCAGTTGGCGACTAATTTTTCTGAAAACAATCCTTTTGATTTGAACATTGGTCTTAAGAAAAATGACTTAGAAGGTAAAAAAGAAGGTACAGAGAATGTTAAGGGTGAGAATAGAATTGGAGAGCAAGATAAATTAAGTCCTATCCGGAAAGAAAAGACTGAAGAAATCAGCACTCTTATTGAGGATATGGAAAGTAGGCTTGCGGAATTACATGACTATCAATTGGCCAATGCGAATGACAATGAAGGAATCAACAACCAACTTAAGCAAATAGAGTCGCAGTGGTTTCGCGAGTTGAAACCTGCTTTGTTATCACAAGATGCCCAAAAATTTTATATCGTCTCGTTTAAATACATTGAAGACGTGGATAGCTTCGTCAACGAGCTACAGTATAGAAATGAGCAGCGTCAGACGTGGCAGCAAATCCTGCAAATTGTATCGTTGGTGCTGACGGTTATCATTATGCTAGTGGGTATGCAGAGACTGCGTCAAAATGTACTGATACCCGTACAACAGCTTATTAAAGCCAACTATAAATTTAAACAGGGCAAGCGCAATACTAAAGTGTCTATATCGGGCTATACAGAATTTAATGCACTCGGAGATTCTTTTAATGATATGGCGAGCACCATTGAGACCCATCAGCGTTCACTTGAAAGTGAAGTACAGATAAAAACCCAACATCTAGTGAAAGCCAACCAGGTGCTGTCGCTGTTTTATGACTTTTCTAAATCCCTAACCACCAGTCAAGTGAGCTTGTACAGGCTAGATACCTTGATTACAGATTTTGGCAAGATCCTGCCGCACTTAGAGTTCACTTTATGCATACAGAATAAATTCATAAATAATAAAAACGCCATCATCTTACATGGTGAAAAAATGAAAGAGCTGTGTAAGAAGTTAAACTGTGATAACTGTTTAACCAAAGAAGGCGTATATACCAAATCCTATCCTATCGCCCACCAAAAAGTCGAATTCGGCGAGTTAAAAGTGCGGCCAAAGTCGGTCCTACTTATCAATAGTACACTTTTTCCAAATAATAATGACGGCAATACGCCGTCCTCACAGCGTATTCAGATTGCAAAAGAAGGCAGAACCTTTTTCGAGTCTGAAATAGGTTCTGAGCTAGACCTTGAAAACAATGAGCTGATTGTAGCGCTCACCAATCTCATCAGCACCGCTCTGTCACTACGTAAGCAAAGACAACAGGAACATCAGCTCATTTTATTTGAAGAGCGGTCCACTATCGCCAGAGAGTTGCATGATTCTTTGGCTCAGTCATTGTCTTATCTGAAGATTCAAATCAGTGTGTTAGAGAGGCATCTTAAAAATGGGTCTGACGAACAAAATGAAGCTTCCGTCCGGCAGCATATTGATCAAATAAAAGCAGGTCTTAGCTCCGCCTATCAACAGTTAAGAGACTTATTAATTACCTTCCGTCTCACCATCGATAACGATAATTTTGATGAAGCATTACACGAAGCCGCCAATGAATTTGCGCTTAAGGGTAAGTTTGAGATTACGGTGAGTAATCGAGTGATGACCCTGAACTTGAGTGCCACTGAACAAATTGATTTGATCCAAATTGCTAGAGAGGCGTTGTCGAATATTAGCAGGCATGCCCAAGCTGAAAACGTAGAGATTGATTTGGGTTATGACGATGAGGACAAATATATTGTTATGACCATCGTAGATAACGGTGTTGGTATATCAGGAACCGTAGATCAAACTCAACATCATGGTCTAATGATTATGAAAGAGCGCGCTCATAACTTAGGCGGGGAGTTGATTGTATCTAATAACGAATCACAAGGCACGACAATAACCGCTAAGTTTGCTCCCAATTTCTTCGATGAGAATATATCCAAAGAAGCTTATCTCTAA
- a CDS encoding NarK family nitrate/nitrite MFS transporter translates to MGSNDNFKGGKLITDWRPEMEEFWESSGKKVARRNLWISIPALLLAFAVWMVWSAVIVRLPEIGFGFDRGQLFWLAALPGLSGATLRIFYSFMVPIFGGRRWTAISTASLLIPALWMGFAVQNPDTPFIIFAIIALLCGFGGGNFASSMSNISFFYPKSEQGTALGLNAGLGNLGVSVMQFVVPVVILFAAFGSLGGDPQISGSGQQFYLQNAGFIWIPFILLFSVLAWFGMNDIATSKASFKDQSVIFKRKHNWIMCILYMATFGSFIGFSAAFPMLIKNSFPAIDALKFAFLGPLVGALFRPLGGWISDKVGGARVTFWNYIVMVLAVLAVMYFLPSESNEGSFVGYFISFMVLFITTGIGNGSTFTMIPVIFRTFHERRAPEKVGAESLFVEIRKESAAVVGFTSAIAAYGAFFIPKMFGSGLGVFGTFIALIIFYIICIVLTWWYYSRGNAEYPC, encoded by the coding sequence ATGGGCAGTAATGACAATTTTAAAGGTGGTAAGCTCATCACTGACTGGCGTCCTGAAATGGAAGAGTTTTGGGAAAGTAGCGGCAAAAAAGTCGCCCGTCGCAATTTATGGATATCTATACCGGCCTTACTGCTGGCTTTTGCGGTATGGATGGTATGGAGTGCGGTCATCGTTCGCTTGCCAGAGATAGGTTTTGGATTTGATAGAGGTCAGCTTTTTTGGTTGGCGGCTCTACCAGGCCTATCAGGGGCGACACTGCGGATTTTTTATTCTTTTATGGTGCCTATATTTGGTGGACGGCGCTGGACAGCTATCTCCACTGCATCGTTATTGATTCCGGCATTATGGATGGGGTTTGCCGTTCAAAACCCTGATACCCCGTTCATTATATTCGCCATTATTGCGCTACTTTGCGGCTTCGGCGGCGGCAATTTTGCCTCTTCTATGTCCAATATTTCGTTCTTTTATCCAAAATCTGAACAAGGTACCGCACTGGGCCTCAATGCCGGTCTTGGTAATCTAGGCGTGTCCGTTATGCAGTTTGTGGTGCCGGTGGTCATCCTATTTGCGGCGTTCGGTAGCTTAGGCGGCGATCCGCAGATTTCCGGTTCAGGCCAACAGTTCTATCTACAAAATGCGGGCTTTATTTGGATACCTTTTATTCTGCTATTCTCAGTGTTAGCTTGGTTTGGAATGAATGATATTGCTACTTCCAAAGCCTCCTTTAAAGATCAATCTGTTATCTTTAAACGTAAGCACAACTGGATCATGTGCATTCTTTACATGGCAACCTTTGGTTCATTCATTGGTTTTTCTGCCGCGTTTCCTATGTTGATTAAGAACTCGTTCCCTGCCATAGACGCCCTGAAATTTGCCTTTTTAGGTCCCTTGGTAGGCGCGCTTTTCCGGCCTTTAGGAGGTTGGATATCTGATAAAGTAGGCGGCGCTAGAGTCACGTTTTGGAATTACATTGTGATGGTGTTGGCAGTACTGGCTGTCATGTACTTCTTACCCAGTGAGAGCAATGAAGGCAGCTTTGTCGGATACTTCATCTCCTTCATGGTGCTATTTATTACTACCGGCATCGGTAACGGCTCTACCTTTACCATGATTCCGGTTATTTTTAGAACCTTTCATGAGCGACGTGCACCGGAGAAGGTGGGAGCAGAGTCACTGTTCGTAGAGATACGTAAAGAGTCCGCAGCGGTGGTTGGTTTTACCTCGGCTATCGCGGCTTATGGCGCTTTCTTTATTCCTAAAATGTTTGGATCGGGCTTAGGAGTCTTTGGCACTTTTATCGCTTTAATTATTTTTTATATCATTTGTATCGTATTGACTTGGTGGTATTACAGCCGTGGAAACGCAGAATATCCTTGTTAG